Proteins encoded by one window of Swingsia samuiensis:
- a CDS encoding TldD/PmbA family protein, whose translation MKITDHIETLLSAARRHGADHADAIFTHSESESAMVRQGAPEGIERSESVAIGLRVFRGQRIASVSTSVLNSAEFDKLAEQACAMALVVPEDQFAGLAPDAMIGSFDASGLDLQDHTTPSMDQLIQKARTTEEISLSFPDITNSGGASSGYSRTTIALGTSAGFLGHYTRTGYSTGVSVLAGTGNAMQRDYAYHSAVHFEDLETPEIIGKRAAERTLARFNPSRPKTGTYSVIYDPRVSSSLLGHLAGAINGAAIARGTSFLKDALNTQILPSNLTILDDPRRIRGLASRPFDAEGCSVEALEFVKNGVLQNWLLDTRSARQLGVKSNHRASRGVTSPPSPSVTNLSLSPGTLSIEELRCDIKEGILITEMMGSSINMLTGDYSRGAAGFMIRNGEIAEPIAEFTIAGNLKDMFSRMIPANDLLFRSSVNAPSIRIDNMSIAGL comes from the coding sequence ATGAAAATAACAGACCATATTGAAACGCTTTTATCTGCCGCCCGCCGACATGGCGCAGACCACGCGGATGCTATTTTCACCCATAGCGAATCAGAATCTGCCATGGTCCGCCAAGGAGCACCAGAAGGGATTGAGCGTTCAGAGAGTGTCGCTATTGGTTTGCGTGTTTTCCGCGGGCAGCGCATTGCCTCTGTCTCAACAAGTGTCTTGAATTCTGCCGAATTTGATAAGCTTGCTGAACAGGCCTGTGCTATGGCCCTTGTCGTTCCAGAAGACCAGTTCGCTGGCCTCGCCCCGGATGCCATGATCGGCTCATTTGATGCTTCAGGGCTTGATCTACAAGACCATACAACCCCCAGCATGGATCAACTCATCCAAAAAGCACGTACCACGGAAGAAATATCTCTATCCTTCCCTGATATTACCAATAGTGGTGGTGCGTCATCCGGCTATAGCCGAACAACAATTGCTTTAGGCACCTCAGCTGGATTTTTAGGCCACTACACTCGTACAGGTTATTCAACGGGTGTAAGCGTATTGGCCGGAACAGGTAATGCCATGCAACGGGACTATGCCTATCATAGTGCTGTTCATTTTGAGGATTTAGAAACACCTGAGATCATCGGGAAGCGTGCTGCTGAACGCACTTTGGCACGCTTTAACCCCTCCCGCCCCAAAACAGGGACATATAGTGTCATTTATGACCCTCGGGTTTCCTCAAGTTTGCTCGGCCACCTTGCCGGAGCAATTAATGGGGCCGCAATTGCACGAGGTACATCTTTCCTAAAAGATGCTCTTAACACCCAAATACTACCATCGAACCTGACTATCCTTGATGACCCTCGGCGTATTCGGGGCCTTGCCTCTCGTCCTTTTGATGCAGAAGGATGCTCTGTTGAAGCACTCGAGTTCGTGAAAAATGGTGTTTTGCAAAACTGGCTTCTCGATACCCGAAGCGCTCGTCAATTAGGTGTGAAATCCAACCATAGAGCAAGCCGCGGTGTCACCTCTCCACCAAGCCCCAGCGTAACAAACCTTTCTCTTTCACCTGGCACTCTTTCTATTGAAGAATTACGCTGCGATATTAAAGAGGGAATTCTCATCACAGAAATGATGGGATCTTCTATTAATATGTTAACAGGAGACTATAGCCGTGGCGCAGCTGGGTTTATGATCCGCAATGGAGAAATAGCCGAACCCATTGCAGAGTTTACAATAGCAGGTAACTTAAAAGACATGTTTTCACGCATGATCCCCGCTAACGACCTTTTATTCCGGAGCAGTGTCAACGCACCCAGCATCCGGATTGATAATATGAGCATCGCAGGACTGTAA
- a CDS encoding M16 family metallopeptidase has protein sequence MSDTIQVTTLDNGLTIITERMERVETVSFGAYVSIGTRDENVENNGVSHFLEHMAFKGTERRSAARIAEEIENVGGFINAYTARETTAYYVKLLKEDLALGVDIIGDILTHSTFLDAEIERERGVILQEIGQANDTPDDIIFDHFQESAFPDQPMGRPILGTSELVSNMTRETLMNYMKEHYTTHNITIAAAGNLHHDDVIELVKKHFKDLPTHQVERSHQAHYTGGDLRTSRELDQAHLLLGFPSVSYRHPDYYNVMILSTLLGGGMSSRLFQEIRERRGLVYSVYSFASSFNDSGLFGIYAGTGEEETAELVPVVIDELKRLQNGISAEELSRARAQLKSALLMSLESTGSRCEQLARQMQVHGRPIPIEETVAKIDNVTETDILRVAAELFSGTPTFTAIGPVKNLPSLEDISARLAA, from the coding sequence ATGTCCGATACAATTCAGGTTACTACACTCGATAACGGATTAACGATCATCACAGAGCGTATGGAGCGCGTTGAAACCGTCTCTTTTGGAGCCTATGTTTCTATCGGCACACGTGATGAAAATGTCGAAAATAACGGCGTCTCCCATTTCCTTGAGCACATGGCCTTTAAAGGAACAGAACGCCGTTCTGCTGCCCGTATTGCAGAAGAAATTGAAAATGTTGGCGGCTTTATTAATGCTTATACAGCACGTGAAACAACGGCCTATTATGTAAAGCTCTTAAAAGAAGACCTTGCTCTTGGGGTGGATATTATTGGCGATATTCTAACCCACAGTACATTTTTAGATGCTGAAATTGAACGCGAACGTGGGGTCATCTTACAAGAAATTGGCCAAGCCAATGATACGCCAGATGATATCATTTTTGACCATTTCCAAGAGAGTGCATTTCCCGACCAACCAATGGGACGTCCTATTTTGGGAACCTCTGAGCTAGTTTCCAATATGACCCGTGAAACACTCATGAACTACATGAAAGAACATTACACGACACATAACATCACGATTGCCGCAGCAGGCAATCTACACCATGATGATGTTATTGAACTCGTCAAAAAACATTTTAAAGACCTCCCTACTCACCAAGTAGAGCGTTCACATCAGGCACATTATACTGGGGGCGATCTTAGAACCTCTCGTGAATTAGATCAGGCTCATCTTCTCTTAGGCTTCCCATCCGTAAGCTATCGTCATCCTGATTATTATAATGTCATGATCTTATCCACCCTTCTTGGAGGGGGAATGTCCTCGCGTCTCTTTCAGGAAATTAGGGAGCGACGTGGCCTTGTCTATAGCGTTTATTCTTTTGCATCTTCTTTCAATGATAGCGGATTATTCGGCATTTATGCTGGCACTGGTGAAGAAGAAACAGCCGAGCTCGTACCTGTCGTCATAGACGAACTTAAACGGTTACAGAATGGTATCAGCGCAGAGGAACTGTCTCGCGCAAGGGCACAACTCAAATCTGCGCTCCTGATGTCGCTGGAAAGCACAGGCAGTCGCTGTGAACAACTAGCCCGGCAGATGCAAGTTCATGGGCGCCCCATTCCTATTGAGGAAACCGTTGCTAAAATAGACAACGTGACAGAAACCGATATTCTACGTGTCGCTGCCGAGTTGTTCTCAGGCACTCCAACATTTACCGCTATTGGTCCTGTAAAAAACCTTCCCTCTCTTGAGGATATTTCTGCAAGGCTTGCTGCATGA
- the thrC gene encoding threonine synthase codes for MRYRSTRGELTAHSPNFSDILLAGLADDGGLYMPEFWPQISPQTLRDWRRLSYPDLAAEVISLFTAGSIDLATLRTMTHDAYKHFDHAAVAPLSEVEQDLYALELFHGPTLAFKDMAMQMLGRLFDHVLTERNQNVTIVGATSGDTGSAAIEACRGRERLSVVILHPKGRTSEVQRRQMTSVLDDNILNIAVDGDFDTCQDIVKAMFADKAFRDDVSLSAVNSINWARIAAQIPYYIRAALALGAPDREVSFSVPTGNFGNVLAAWAAKQMGLPIKRLCIGSNRNDILTRFLVDNDMSVRKVEPSLSPSMDIQVSSNFERLLFELLDQDPVRCATIMKDFRQTGRMAVPQDAWMRMKESFDGMTLSDEQTSAAMRKFYAESLYLADPHSTIGLAVGKEFKEPGIPMVAAATAHPAKFPDAVKAATGLDPKLPPHLADLFEREERFDSLGNELATIQQAVRDHMKRK; via the coding sequence ATGCGCTACAGATCAACACGAGGTGAGCTCACCGCTCACTCCCCCAACTTCTCCGACATTCTTCTTGCTGGTCTAGCAGATGATGGCGGGCTATATATGCCTGAATTCTGGCCTCAAATTAGCCCTCAAACTCTTCGTGACTGGCGACGCCTTTCTTATCCAGATCTTGCAGCAGAAGTGATTTCTCTCTTCACTGCCGGCTCTATTGATCTGGCTACGTTGCGTACAATGACACATGATGCTTACAAGCATTTTGATCATGCAGCCGTCGCTCCGCTCAGTGAAGTTGAGCAAGATCTCTACGCTCTTGAGCTTTTTCATGGCCCTACCTTGGCGTTCAAAGACATGGCCATGCAAATGTTGGGCCGTTTATTTGACCATGTTCTCACAGAACGCAATCAAAACGTAACCATTGTTGGGGCAACATCCGGCGATACAGGATCTGCGGCAATTGAAGCCTGTCGTGGTCGTGAACGCCTTTCTGTGGTTATTCTTCATCCAAAAGGCCGGACATCTGAAGTTCAACGTCGCCAGATGACAAGCGTCTTGGATGACAACATTCTCAATATCGCTGTCGACGGGGATTTCGATACCTGCCAAGACATCGTAAAAGCCATGTTCGCAGACAAGGCTTTTCGTGATGATGTCTCTCTCTCTGCCGTAAACTCTATCAACTGGGCGCGTATTGCAGCCCAAATCCCTTACTATATCCGCGCGGCACTCGCACTTGGCGCTCCAGACCGAGAAGTTTCTTTTTCTGTTCCGACAGGAAATTTTGGGAATGTTCTTGCCGCATGGGCAGCCAAACAAATGGGTTTGCCCATTAAACGTTTATGCATTGGCTCAAACCGAAATGATATTCTAACGCGCTTCCTCGTCGATAATGACATGAGCGTCCGCAAAGTAGAGCCCAGTCTTTCACCATCGATGGATATTCAGGTTTCTTCAAACTTTGAGCGTCTCTTGTTTGAACTCCTGGATCAAGACCCAGTGCGTTGTGCCACCATCATGAAAGATTTCCGTCAAACAGGACGTATGGCTGTCCCTCAGGATGCTTGGATGCGTATGAAGGAATCCTTTGATGGAATGACCTTGTCTGATGAGCAAACCAGCGCAGCAATGCGTAAATTCTATGCAGAAAGTTTGTATCTGGCAGACCCACATAGTACGATTGGACTCGCTGTCGGGAAAGAGTTTAAAGAGCCGGGAATACCTATGGTAGCTGCGGCTACAGCTCACCCAGCCAAGTTCCCAGATGCCGTAAAAGCGGCAACCGGGCTTGACCCTAAGCTTCCCCCTCATTTGGCGGATCTTTTTGAGCGTGAAGAACGGTTTGATTCTCTTGGCAACGAACTCGCCACAATCCAGCAAGCCGTTCGTGACCACATGAAACGTAAATAA
- a CDS encoding L-dopachrome tautomerase-related protein, with translation MNNRFLYSILSALFGIICTSPAFAEHPWKDAPQQAKIVADTPFPGIKTSSLIELSASRLLALTETGAPVVLNPETGTVSSLVPSHKPNNIPALSTLTYDQTYVWGITAKAPFQLLKLSKTGQLIQTISLEESIQKNSHLTAVAISQNFAFIADEGNPALIALSLETRKSNRFLSYDISLKGHRPLLQNHSLHTGKDNLPVSGGNIRYLALSPHSHWLFYAAASGPLYRIDTTLLTDPNFTPVEQLDGIVQWRDTPSLGGISLSNQNLFFFSDITNGALLAFGPERTPLIMLHDPRFINAGALTPTENNQVMVFTTEANVPHILKIALPSTSVIMQKL, from the coding sequence ATGAATAACCGATTTCTATATTCTATCCTCAGTGCCTTATTCGGCATAATATGTACGTCTCCTGCTTTTGCGGAGCATCCGTGGAAAGATGCTCCGCAACAAGCAAAGATTGTGGCGGATACTCCATTTCCCGGTATCAAAACCTCTTCACTTATTGAATTAAGTGCTTCACGCTTACTGGCTTTAACAGAAACAGGGGCCCCAGTTGTTTTAAATCCTGAAACAGGGACTGTTTCTTCTTTAGTTCCCTCACATAAACCCAATAATATTCCCGCCCTTTCAACCCTTACCTATGATCAGACCTATGTATGGGGCATAACCGCTAAAGCTCCGTTTCAACTCCTGAAACTTTCGAAAACGGGTCAGCTTATTCAAACAATTTCTTTAGAAGAATCCATTCAAAAAAATAGTCATCTGACAGCCGTAGCCATTAGCCAAAATTTTGCTTTCATTGCGGATGAAGGGAATCCGGCTCTCATCGCCCTTTCTCTTGAAACCAGAAAGAGCAACAGGTTTCTTTCTTACGACATATCCCTCAAAGGACATCGTCCTCTTCTCCAAAATCACTCTCTTCATACAGGAAAAGATAACCTCCCTGTATCCGGTGGAAATATCCGATATCTTGCTCTGTCCCCTCATAGCCACTGGCTCTTTTACGCTGCGGCTTCTGGACCTCTATATCGAATTGATACAACCTTACTCACAGACCCCAATTTCACCCCAGTTGAACAGCTCGATGGCATCGTTCAATGGAGAGACACTCCCAGTCTGGGAGGGATATCTTTATCAAACCAAAATCTCTTTTTCTTCTCAGATATCACGAATGGAGCCTTATTAGCTTTTGGCCCAGAACGCACTCCTCTCATTATGTTGCATGATCCACGCTTCATAAATGCAGGCGCTTTAACTCCTACAGAAAACAATCAGGTTATGGTCTTCACCACAGAAGCCAATGTTCCTCACATTCTCAAAATCGCGCTGCCATCAACAAGTGTGATTATGCAAAAATTATGA
- a CDS encoding tetratricopeptide repeat protein, whose protein sequence is MTNNYSFDPTKIAFDYLEQGRTLDAEERFRSLLKTDPRQPDALHGMACVARHKGQNATAIALMGLALKNAAEVSPSRRARMHITLGAALLEEGHVEPARAALSVATVLQPADHRAHAALAQALLVLNRRDEAMASLQVAADLASHDQIYLTQLGQLSLEDGLLKQSIRYFEEAVRSGANDGAAWANLGAALFSDRQFEKAQEVLGKAEKLGAKTAETYNNLGLVQMALGDLSAAKQSLIKALTLRPHDARIANSLGTALMELGDEEKAQDLFECIVKETTGYDGNQARFNLATLLLGKGEFEKGWVNFESRHSLLGYQPALPVWKGDQGETPVLVTAEQGLGDSLQFLRFLKSASKKRPLELDFPAASLTDYMPDLEKARVVIGKTGRAKSEVSLLSLPYILNEKEAPSSTPYVMMNIEPDHRRIGLCWSGNASYQFDRRRSIPVELFEPFKELASDVDFVALQPGEHPDWMHKISSFETITDLAVAVAKCSLVISVDTLVAHMAGAQGRPLWLLNRFGGDWRWKNIEWYQNVKQFRPDGSQSPYEGWKSVIAKVKKELREQLNAHHL, encoded by the coding sequence ATGACGAATAATTATTCTTTTGACCCAACCAAAATTGCCTTTGATTATTTAGAGCAGGGACGAACCCTTGATGCAGAAGAACGGTTTCGCTCGCTTTTAAAAACAGACCCTCGGCAGCCAGATGCCTTACACGGGATGGCGTGTGTGGCCCGTCATAAGGGGCAGAACGCTACAGCCATTGCCTTGATGGGTTTGGCTTTAAAGAATGCCGCAGAAGTCTCCCCATCACGGCGTGCTCGTATGCACATCACACTAGGAGCCGCTTTGTTGGAAGAGGGGCATGTCGAACCTGCCCGTGCCGCCTTATCTGTTGCAACCGTATTACAACCGGCAGACCACCGTGCTCATGCCGCATTGGCTCAAGCATTGTTGGTGTTAAATCGTCGTGATGAAGCGATGGCTTCATTGCAGGTTGCTGCTGATCTTGCGTCTCACGATCAGATATATTTGACGCAATTAGGACAGTTATCCCTTGAAGATGGCTTGCTGAAACAGAGTATTCGCTATTTTGAGGAGGCTGTTCGCAGTGGCGCCAATGATGGTGCTGCATGGGCGAACCTTGGTGCCGCTCTTTTCTCTGACCGCCAATTTGAAAAAGCTCAAGAAGTCTTGGGGAAAGCCGAAAAATTAGGGGCAAAAACAGCAGAAACCTATAATAATCTTGGCTTGGTACAGATGGCTTTAGGTGATTTGTCGGCAGCCAAGCAAAGTTTAATTAAGGCTCTGACCTTAAGACCTCATGATGCCCGTATTGCAAACAGTTTAGGTACGGCTTTAATGGAGCTAGGAGATGAGGAAAAGGCTCAAGATCTCTTTGAGTGCATCGTTAAAGAGACGACCGGATATGATGGAAATCAAGCCCGTTTTAACTTGGCAACCCTCTTATTAGGGAAAGGTGAGTTTGAAAAAGGCTGGGTTAATTTTGAGAGTAGACATTCCTTATTAGGCTATCAGCCTGCACTACCTGTCTGGAAAGGGGATCAAGGCGAGACACCTGTTCTCGTGACGGCGGAGCAAGGCCTCGGAGATAGCCTTCAGTTTTTACGTTTTCTGAAGAGTGCTTCAAAGAAACGCCCATTAGAATTAGATTTTCCAGCAGCATCACTAACAGATTACATGCCAGATTTGGAGAAGGCGCGTGTTGTAATTGGAAAAACAGGTCGAGCAAAATCTGAGGTGAGTTTATTAAGCCTGCCTTATATTTTAAATGAAAAAGAAGCGCCTTCATCCACTCCTTATGTGATGATGAATATAGAGCCTGATCATCGGCGTATTGGGCTGTGTTGGTCGGGAAACGCATCGTATCAATTTGATCGGCGTCGTTCTATTCCTGTTGAGTTGTTTGAGCCGTTTAAAGAGCTTGCATCCGATGTTGATTTTGTTGCTCTACAACCGGGCGAACACCCAGACTGGATGCACAAAATCTCCTCTTTTGAAACAATTACAGACCTTGCCGTCGCTGTCGCGAAGTGCTCGTTGGTGATAAGCGTTGATACGCTTGTTGCACATATGGCGGGAGCACAAGGCCGCCCCCTATGGCTGTTAAACCGATTTGGAGGAGACTGGCGTTGGAAAAATATTGAATGGTATCAAAATGTTAAACAATTTCGCCCAGATGGATCTCAAAGCCCTTATGAAGGCTGGAAATCCGTTATTGCAAAAGTAAAGAAAGAACTTAGAGAACAGCTAAATGCTCATCATTTGTGA
- a CDS encoding [protein-PII] uridylyltransferase, whose amino-acid sequence MKKTFYWSDNHSTSLPDSLHNSAPRSNAMIQSLHTLLYDDVEKKPAPREEILNVLRRFLGNGRADIRRDFEERRLSGIEAAHALATQADSVVATLAKLSELYNPTSDEAFCLCATGGYGAGLLAPFSDIDILFLTAEEPSKAITSRIEFILYALWDLGLRVGHATRSVQGSVKDAATDLTIQTALLDLRPLYGDFTLAQQLRESLSIALQNDNLSKFLQDQINERFNRHARFGDNPYVVEPNIKEGRGSLRDLQTLNWIGRAALGCPITFQPGPLEEAPPLIPTPAFASFGFITSREAHRALRAWEFLWTVRLHLHYITGRGEERLTFDVQPVIGGRMGYATHGRQRGVERFMRHYFLTARDVMRLTHVLQPTIIMGFQEQHGEMSSDVMPGPKNFCRIANYICPPTPNTFEHNPRDMFRMLDCARKNNLKLHPLAIQQLIRNARYAIELRDDPETSEIFLNLLCEPSADTTKAIPFWLPILNETDLLGRLLPDWSKIVGQMQFDSYHIYTVDEHTVEAVRIMGQIEAGHMADEIPFAYTIAKGLHSRRVLYVATLLHDIAKGRGGDHSEIGADLALTICPQLGLDPEETDTVSWLILHHLLLSQTAFTRDIDDPRTILDLADTIQSPERLRLLLLLTIADMRAVSPKVWNAWKATLLKELFSRVAEVLEGGLAATEQDGRVAHARELARDGLASLLPEETISRFLALGYPGYWLGFDTDTHMRHAHMIHKAQEDNSDIRVEAYSILDRGVTELTVLCQDHSGLFAQIAGALAIAGVSIVDARIHTLSNGMALDTFWIQDRDGQSFEDPHHVERLKNLVEQALLNTIDLKKEISETRHKGTSRRLRAIHVPPRVVIDNTASDRFTVVEINGRDRPGLLHDVTTSLSEQSLQISSAHITTYGMRAVDVFYVSDHIGMKIIDTARLNKIKKVLLNSLTPQTLTNDEHLAVL is encoded by the coding sequence TTGAAAAAAACTTTTTATTGGAGCGACAATCATTCAACATCTTTGCCTGATTCTCTTCATAATTCTGCCCCGCGTTCAAATGCTATGATACAATCTTTGCATACTTTACTTTATGATGACGTTGAGAAAAAACCTGCACCACGGGAAGAAATTCTTAATGTTCTGCGCCGTTTTTTGGGAAATGGCCGCGCCGATATTCGGCGGGATTTTGAAGAACGACGTTTATCAGGGATAGAAGCAGCGCACGCGCTGGCAACGCAAGCAGATAGTGTTGTCGCAACACTGGCCAAACTCTCTGAACTGTATAACCCCACATCTGATGAAGCTTTCTGCCTATGTGCAACAGGAGGCTATGGAGCCGGCCTTCTCGCTCCGTTTAGTGATATTGATATTCTATTTTTAACTGCAGAAGAGCCCAGCAAAGCGATTACGTCCCGTATTGAGTTCATTCTGTATGCCTTATGGGATTTAGGCCTTCGCGTGGGCCATGCCACACGTTCTGTTCAAGGAAGCGTAAAAGACGCCGCTACCGACCTCACAATCCAAACAGCCCTTTTGGATTTACGTCCCCTCTATGGTGATTTTACACTTGCCCAACAATTGCGGGAAAGCCTGAGTATTGCTCTTCAAAACGATAATTTATCAAAATTTCTTCAAGACCAAATAAATGAGCGTTTCAACCGTCATGCCCGCTTTGGAGACAATCCCTACGTCGTAGAACCAAACATTAAAGAAGGACGGGGCAGCTTACGGGATCTACAAACCCTTAACTGGATCGGACGCGCCGCTCTAGGGTGCCCAATTACCTTTCAACCCGGCCCTCTTGAAGAAGCCCCTCCTTTAATTCCTACTCCGGCTTTTGCTTCCTTTGGGTTTATCACCTCACGCGAAGCCCATCGTGCTCTTCGGGCGTGGGAATTTTTATGGACGGTTCGCTTACATCTTCACTACATTACGGGAAGAGGAGAAGAGCGGCTCACGTTTGACGTTCAACCCGTTATTGGCGGGCGCATGGGTTATGCCACACACGGGCGCCAACGGGGTGTTGAGCGTTTCATGCGTCATTATTTTTTGACCGCCCGGGATGTCATGCGGCTTACGCATGTGCTTCAACCTACCATTATAATGGGCTTTCAAGAACAACATGGTGAAATGTCTTCAGATGTTATGCCAGGGCCTAAAAACTTCTGTCGTATCGCCAATTATATATGCCCCCCTACTCCAAACACATTCGAGCATAATCCACGTGATATGTTCCGAATGTTAGACTGTGCGCGCAAAAACAATTTAAAATTACACCCCTTAGCCATTCAACAACTCATCAGAAACGCACGTTATGCCATTGAATTACGTGACGACCCTGAAACATCAGAAATTTTTCTTAACCTCTTATGTGAGCCCAGCGCCGACACAACAAAAGCAATCCCCTTTTGGCTGCCGATTCTGAATGAAACAGACCTGCTTGGACGTCTCTTACCAGACTGGTCTAAAATCGTGGGACAAATGCAATTTGATAGCTACCACATCTATACCGTTGATGAGCATACGGTCGAAGCTGTGCGTATCATGGGGCAAATTGAAGCCGGACACATGGCTGATGAAATTCCATTTGCATATACGATTGCCAAAGGCCTTCACTCACGACGGGTTTTATATGTTGCAACCCTGCTCCACGACATTGCAAAAGGCCGAGGCGGTGATCACTCTGAAATAGGGGCTGACCTCGCTTTAACTATTTGCCCCCAATTAGGGCTTGATCCTGAAGAAACAGACACCGTTTCGTGGCTTATTTTACACCATCTTCTGCTTTCTCAAACAGCATTTACACGGGACATTGATGATCCACGGACGATCTTAGATCTAGCCGATACAATCCAGTCCCCTGAACGCCTCCGCCTTCTTCTGCTGCTCACCATTGCGGATATGCGTGCTGTAAGCCCCAAAGTCTGGAATGCTTGGAAAGCAACTCTTTTAAAAGAGCTCTTCTCTCGTGTAGCAGAAGTTCTGGAAGGTGGCCTTGCCGCAACAGAACAAGATGGACGTGTCGCCCATGCCCGTGAATTAGCACGGGACGGCCTTGCTTCCCTTCTTCCTGAAGAAACTATTTCACGTTTTCTAGCCCTAGGTTATCCCGGGTATTGGTTAGGGTTCGATACAGATACCCATATGCGCCATGCCCACATGATCCATAAAGCACAAGAAGATAATTCGGATATTCGTGTTGAAGCATATTCCATTCTAGACCGCGGCGTAACCGAGTTAACTGTTTTATGCCAAGACCATTCTGGCCTCTTCGCCCAAATCGCAGGCGCACTGGCGATTGCTGGGGTGTCTATTGTCGATGCACGTATTCACACATTAAGCAACGGCATGGCGTTGGATACCTTTTGGATTCAAGACAGGGATGGTCAATCCTTCGAAGATCCTCACCATGTAGAACGTCTCAAAAACTTGGTTGAACAGGCTTTGCTCAACACGATTGATCTTAAAAAAGAAATTTCTGAAACACGCCATAAAGGAACATCCCGCCGCTTACGAGCCATTCATGTTCCACCTCGGGTTGTTATTGATAATACAGCATCAGATCGCTTTACCGTGGTCGAAATCAATGGGCGCGACCGCCCAGGTCTGCTTCATGATGTAACCACCTCACTCAGTGAGCAATCACTCCAAATCTCATCTGCTCATATTACAACTTACGGTATGCGCGCTGTGGATGTTTTCTATGTATCTGATCACATAGGAATGAAAATTATTGATACCGCACGGTTGAATAAAATAAAAAAAGTTCTCTTAAACTCCCTCACACCTCAAACACTCACAAATGATGAGCATTTAGCTGTTCTCTAA